The segment CAAATTCACTAAAATGTTATTTGACTGTAGATCACCAACACAATAGCCTTTGTCATGTAATGAATCAAGAACTGTGGCAATATTCCGACTAGTTACCAAGGCATGATCCCAATTCACCAAAACCTGATTATCGTCTCTATCTGTTGGACAATAGTAATAATGAGCTGGTTTGTATGATTTTACATCAATAAGAGGCATTATTATGCCTGCGAATGATGCCCCTCTATTATCATAATATAAAATATCATTCGGCCATGCTATTTGGACTCTACCCTTTGCAGTAAATATGTTAGAGGGAGGATTATTAACCATATATTTTAATTTTCTACACCTCTCCGGATTACGTTGAAGTTTATCTGTGTAAATTTTTGCACAAAGATCAGGGCTCCCAATGATTGGAAAAATGCCCCCCTCAGCGCCTCTCCCAAATTCGGGGCCTAATTCAACCTTATTTCCTTTTGAATTATAATAAATTGAATTCACTCCTTAACAAGAATTACCAGGGTTTTATCGTCACTTGATACTAAAGCAAATTTATTATTAAGGACACGCTCCATTTCTGCAATAGATTCTTCTTCATTGGTTTGAGATTTAGCCCATGAAAATAAATATTTAAACCCATTAGAATTAACAACCCATTTTCCATCAATTTTTTGCATTAAAGCATCTTGAACACCATCCGTAAAAACGGCAATATTGTTAAAATTCGAAGTTTTTCTAACAATAACAAATTCTTTCCATTGATCAGATGTTATTGGAATAACCTCATTCCGATATTCAAGGTTATTCGGTTCAGAAATTAGAAAAATATCATCACCATATGATGAAACCACTGCTCCATCACCGATTTGAGAAACTGCACAATTATTACCATCAATAAGGACAATGATTAACGTACAGGCTAAATCTTGGAGATTATACTTATTTATTAAAGAATAATCGACAAGATTAGTTCTTGTTTCCTCAAT is part of the Methanospirillum lacunae genome and harbors:
- a CDS encoding PP2C family serine/threonine-protein phosphatase; translated protein: MDFKKVSFFKVFAPNCPTIETSDLNQNNLQTSDLEENINLKIFGLSIRGPSHITSDIPCQDACNYKILDKNKGIIAIADGLGSAPFSDIGAKFCVKSAIDLIQKMYVESYLDDINIEEIVFQVIEETRTNLVDYSLINKYNLQDLACTLIIVLIDGNNCAVSQIGDGAVVSSYGDDIFLISEPNNLEYRNEVIPITSDQWKEFVIVRKTSNFNNIAVFTDGVQDALMQKIDGKWVVNSNGFKYLFSWAKSQTNEEESIAEMERVLNNKFALVSSDDKTLVILVKE